Proteins from a single region of Salinisphaera sp. T31B1:
- a CDS encoding SDR family oxidoreductase, which produces MQIDFKDKTALVTGSTVGIGLAIAEGLAESGATVIVNGRTQARVDTALETLRARQPHAVFRGVAADLGTADGCRELVDAEPRVDILVNNVGLFGPHDFYDIPDDEWQRFFDVNVMSGVRLSRAYTPAMVEAGWGRVIFLSSESGLNIPADMIHYGFTKTAYLSISRGLAKRLAGTGVTVNAVLPGPTLSEGVQDMLHDGQQDSGQSMEAFAAEFVKKERPSSIIQRAATVEEVANMVIYAASPLASATTGAALRVDGGVVDSIA; this is translated from the coding sequence ATGCAGATCGATTTCAAGGACAAGACCGCGCTCGTGACCGGTTCGACGGTGGGCATCGGCCTGGCCATCGCCGAAGGTCTGGCCGAAAGCGGCGCAACGGTCATCGTCAACGGCCGTACACAGGCGCGTGTCGATACGGCTCTCGAGACCCTCCGCGCAAGACAACCGCACGCGGTGTTCCGGGGTGTGGCCGCCGATCTTGGTACGGCCGATGGCTGCCGTGAGTTGGTCGACGCCGAGCCGAGGGTCGATATTCTGGTCAACAATGTCGGTCTGTTCGGCCCGCATGATTTCTACGATATCCCCGACGACGAGTGGCAGCGGTTTTTCGATGTCAATGTGATGTCCGGGGTGCGCCTGAGCCGAGCCTACACGCCGGCGATGGTCGAGGCCGGCTGGGGCCGGGTCATCTTCCTGTCGTCCGAATCGGGCTTGAATATACCCGCCGACATGATCCATTACGGCTTTACCAAGACCGCCTATCTGTCGATCTCGCGCGGTCTGGCCAAGCGTCTCGCGGGCACCGGCGTAACCGTCAACGCTGTCCTGCCGGGGCCGACCCTGTCCGAGGGTGTCCAGGACATGCTGCACGACGGCCAGCAGGACAGCGGCCAGTCGATGGAGGCGTTCGCCGCGGAATTCGTGAAAAAGGAACGACCGAGTTCGATTATCCAGCGTGCGGCCACGGTCGAGGAAGTGGCCAACATGGTCATCTATGCCGCTTCGCCGCTGGCCTCGGCGACCACCGGCGCGGCGCTGCGCGTCGACGGCGGCGTGGTCGACAGCATCGCCTGA
- the glpK gene encoding glycerol kinase GlpK, translated as MNHKYVLAIDQGTTSSRAMLFDHAGAIAGVAQREFEQIFPQPGWVEHNPRDIMTSVLTTLTELINNSQVDVGDIAAIGITNQRETTVVWDRATGQPVHNAIVWQSRHSAEICDAMRAAGHADLIHARTGLVLDAYFSATKLKWLFEHVDGLHERAVAGELAFGTIDSWLVWNLTGGDVHVTDVTNASRTLLFDIRKRAWDPELLALFGVPESMLPEVRSCSEIYGHVQPKYLFGHEVPIAGIAGDQQAALFGQACFEPGMAKNTYGTGCFTLMNTGSEATDSANGLLTTIAWELDGDLEYALEGSIFVAGSVVQWLRDGLRMLGKSSDSEAYAERARDNDGVYLVPAFTGLGAPYWDSHVRGAMFGLSRGTTKEHLIRAAIEAIAYQSCDVLIAMQADAGLALSELRADGGAIANDFLAQFQADMLGVDLLRPQINETTALGAAYLAGLAVGFWKSRDEIADLWAIEHRFTPAMPVSERERLYADWQRAVKATVGFRVD; from the coding sequence ATGAATCACAAGTACGTGCTCGCCATCGACCAGGGCACGACCAGTTCCCGTGCGATGCTGTTCGACCATGCCGGCGCAATCGCCGGCGTCGCCCAGCGCGAGTTCGAACAGATATTCCCGCAGCCCGGCTGGGTCGAACACAATCCGCGCGACATCATGACCAGCGTGCTCACCACGCTCACCGAACTGATCAACAACAGCCAGGTCGATGTCGGGGACATCGCGGCCATCGGTATCACCAACCAGCGTGAGACCACCGTCGTCTGGGACCGCGCCACCGGCCAGCCGGTCCACAACGCGATCGTATGGCAATCGCGCCATTCCGCCGAAATCTGCGACGCGATGCGCGCGGCCGGCCATGCCGATCTGATCCACGCACGCACCGGGCTGGTGCTGGACGCCTATTTCTCGGCGACCAAGCTCAAGTGGCTGTTCGAGCACGTGGACGGACTGCACGAGCGCGCCGTCGCCGGCGAGCTGGCCTTCGGCACCATCGACAGCTGGCTGGTATGGAATCTCACCGGCGGCGACGTCCATGTCACCGATGTCACCAACGCCTCGCGCACGCTGCTGTTCGATATTCGCAAACGCGCCTGGGATCCGGAGCTGCTGGCCCTGTTCGGCGTGCCCGAGTCGATGCTGCCCGAGGTGCGTTCGTGCAGCGAGATCTATGGCCACGTCCAGCCCAAGTATCTGTTCGGCCACGAGGTACCGATCGCCGGCATTGCCGGTGACCAGCAGGCGGCGCTGTTCGGCCAGGCCTGCTTCGAACCGGGCATGGCCAAGAACACCTACGGCACCGGTTGTTTCACCCTCATGAACACCGGCAGCGAGGCCACCGATTCCGCCAACGGGCTGCTCACCACCATTGCCTGGGAACTGGACGGCGATCTCGAGTACGCGCTCGAAGGCAGCATCTTCGTGGCGGGCTCGGTGGTGCAATGGCTGCGCGACGGGCTGCGCATGCTGGGCAAGTCGAGCGACTCCGAAGCGTATGCCGAACGGGCTCGCGACAACGACGGTGTCTATCTGGTGCCAGCGTTCACCGGCCTGGGCGCGCCCTACTGGGACAGCCATGTACGCGGCGCCATGTTCGGGCTGTCGCGCGGCACGACCAAGGAACACCTGATCCGTGCGGCCATCGAGGCCATCGCCTACCAGAGCTGCGATGTATTGATCGCGATGCAGGCCGACGCCGGCCTGGCGCTGAGCGAGCTGCGCGCCGACGGCGGCGCCATCGCCAACGATTTCCTGGCCCAGTTCCAGGCCGACATGCTCGGCGTCGATCTGTTGCGTCCGCAAATCAACGAGACCACGGCCCTGGGCGCGGCTTACCTGGCCGGGCTGGCGGTCGGTTTCTGGAAATCCCGCGACGAAATCGCCGACCTGTGGGCGATCGAACACCGCTTCACCCCGGCCATGCCCGTCTCCGAACGCGAACGCCTGTATGCCGACTGGCAGCGCGCGGTGAAGGCGACCGTGGGCTTCCGGGTGGACTGA
- a CDS encoding TAXI family TRAP transporter solute-binding subunit: MISKTLRIVIAATLVFGVVALAGAKTFITIGSGSTTGLYYPTAVGMAKILNEAGTDVRANARSTGGSVFNDRAVGAGQLQMGISQNNVAYYAYNGTGVEAFQDKPVKNLRGVAVLYPETIQILARKDSDIKTIADMKGKRVYVGDIGSGTEQDVKNLFGAFDMSIDDLKAPVRGSAGSAVGLLRDGQIDAMFYTVGLGASAITEAAQTAPINLVSVDPSKIEQLHAKYPFYTEIDIPGGTYPGMDEDATAVTLKAMLVTSSDLSEDAVYQFMETVFSKSQKAFYNDIQNPNLKKYFTLDTALEGMSIPLHPGAVKFFKQHDIEITDDLMPPS; the protein is encoded by the coding sequence ATGATTTCGAAAACACTCAGAATCGTCATCGCGGCGACGCTGGTCTTCGGCGTTGTCGCGCTGGCCGGGGCCAAGACCTTCATCACGATCGGCTCGGGCTCGACCACGGGTCTGTACTATCCGACCGCGGTCGGCATGGCCAAGATTCTCAACGAGGCCGGCACCGACGTGCGGGCCAACGCGCGTTCGACCGGCGGTTCGGTGTTCAACGATCGTGCCGTGGGCGCAGGCCAGCTGCAGATGGGCATCAGCCAGAACAACGTCGCCTACTATGCCTACAACGGCACCGGCGTCGAGGCCTTCCAGGACAAGCCGGTGAAGAATCTGCGTGGCGTGGCCGTGCTGTATCCGGAAACCATCCAGATCCTGGCCCGCAAGGATTCCGACATCAAGACGATTGCCGACATGAAGGGCAAGCGCGTCTATGTAGGGGATATCGGCTCGGGTACGGAGCAGGATGTCAAGAACCTGTTCGGTGCTTTCGACATGTCGATCGATGATCTCAAGGCGCCGGTGCGCGGCAGCGCGGGATCCGCCGTCGGCCTGCTGCGCGACGGTCAGATCGATGCCATGTTCTACACCGTCGGCCTGGGTGCGTCGGCGATCACCGAAGCGGCGCAGACGGCGCCGATCAACCTGGTGTCGGTGGACCCGTCCAAGATCGAGCAGCTCCATGCCAAGTACCCGTTCTATACCGAGATCGACATTCCCGGCGGCACCTATCCGGGCATGGATGAAGACGCCACCGCCGTCACGCTCAAGGCGATGCTGGTGACCTCCTCGGATCTGTCGGAAGACGCGGTCTATCAGTTCATGGAAACCGTGTTCTCCAAGAGCCAGAAGGCGTTCTACAACGATATCCAGAACCCGAACCTGAAGAAGTACTTCACCCTGGACACCGCCCTGGAGGGCATGTCCATCCCGCTGCATCCGGGCGCCGTGAAATTCTTCAAGCAGCACGATATCGAGATCACGGATGACCTGATGCCCCCGTCCTGA
- a CDS encoding aminotransferase class III-fold pyridoxal phosphate-dependent enzyme: MMGSSKSNLSPLLKQATDVHVDRGEGCYLFDTDGKKYLDFTAGIGVTSTGHCHPKVVAAAQEQVGKLIHGQYTTIMHKPIQELSARLADKMPGDIDSIFYASAGTEAAESAMRLMRHATGRPNIVVFHGGFHGRTMGSASMTTSGTAYTAGLQPLMGGVVVAPFPNAFRYGWSEEQATDFCLRELDYILQTISAPGDTAGMLIEPIQGEGGFVPANTRFMQGLRERCDKHGMLLGADEVQAGYGRTGKFWSHSHYDVKPDIVVTAKGLASGFPLSACAAPRKIMEKGLPGSQGGTYGGNVVACAAALATLDVIEEEGLVENAGAQGAHLKERLDMLADKHACIGDVRGKGLMIGAEFQKDGQPDGSRADKVAKACEKHGLLLLRCGADKQVVRWLPPLVVSREQIDEGVDIFAKALDATA, from the coding sequence ATGATGGGAAGCAGCAAGAGCAATCTGTCGCCCCTGCTCAAGCAGGCCACCGACGTGCATGTCGATCGCGGCGAAGGCTGCTACCTGTTCGATACCGACGGCAAGAAATATCTCGACTTCACCGCCGGCATCGGCGTGACCAGCACCGGCCACTGTCACCCGAAGGTGGTCGCCGCCGCCCAGGAGCAGGTCGGCAAGCTGATTCACGGTCAGTACACGACCATCATGCACAAGCCCATCCAGGAACTGTCGGCGCGTCTGGCCGACAAGATGCCGGGGGATATCGACTCCATCTTCTATGCCAGCGCCGGCACAGAAGCCGCCGAGTCGGCGATGCGCCTGATGCGGCACGCCACCGGGCGGCCCAATATCGTGGTCTTCCACGGTGGTTTTCATGGCCGCACCATGGGTTCGGCATCGATGACCACCTCGGGTACGGCCTATACCGCCGGCCTGCAGCCGCTGATGGGCGGCGTCGTGGTCGCACCGTTTCCCAATGCCTTCCGCTACGGCTGGTCGGAAGAGCAGGCCACCGATTTCTGCCTGCGTGAACTCGACTATATCCTGCAGACCATCAGTGCCCCCGGCGACACCGCCGGCATGCTGATCGAGCCGATCCAGGGCGAGGGCGGTTTCGTGCCGGCCAACACCCGGTTCATGCAGGGCCTGCGCGAGCGCTGCGACAAGCACGGCATGCTGCTGGGCGCCGATGAAGTGCAGGCCGGCTACGGCCGTACCGGCAAGTTCTGGTCGCACAGCCACTACGACGTCAAGCCGGATATCGTCGTCACGGCAAAGGGCCTGGCCAGCGGCTTCCCGCTGTCGGCCTGTGCGGCGCCGCGCAAGATCATGGAAAAAGGTCTGCCGGGTTCGCAGGGCGGCACCTATGGCGGCAATGTCGTCGCCTGTGCGGCGGCGCTGGCCACCCTCGACGTGATCGAAGAGGAAGGGCTGGTCGAGAATGCCGGCGCCCAGGGCGCGCATCTCAAGGAGCGGCTGGACATGCTTGCCGACAAGCATGCCTGTATCGGCGATGTGCGCGGCAAGGGCCTGATGATCGGCGCCGAGTTCCAGAAGGATGGCCAGCCGGACGGCAGCCGCGCCGACAAGGTCGCCAAGGCATGTGAAAAACACGGTCTGCTACTGCTGCGCTGTGGCGCCGACAAGCAGGTAGTGCGTTGGTTGCCGCCGTTGGTGGTCAGCCGCGAACAGATCGACGAGGGCGTGGACATCTTCGCCAAGGCGCTCGACGCCACGGCCTGA
- a CDS encoding porin: MGPHRLAQPIDEYRRHHSWGVHLMNSFGPRIVLGSTLSAATLLGFALPAQAIDFKISGQVDRAMIAADNGEDSDIGFVDNVGSNSRFRFTGDQALDNGMTLGFAYEIGLNENTSTSFDVNNGGGDNGDFLDNRLANIYLEGNFGRLTFGKLDGAGNGSSELNYSGAMYLGGGNAASFYHAGISFLDNDGNTITNLSGALNPFDSLSRQNAVRYDTPSIGGAVLSASLDNGHAYELAGRYESDFANGGKFGLVGVYLDSQSQSRDIEPDGTVINDGARFQEAGGSASLLLPSGLNFTGSYKHRNYKNGDPSADNYYASVGYIIDKHHFELSYNQTNDLLNDGSEASGYGLAYVYNWMKSVELYASYHLYTLDNADFTNKDDAGNVVSSGSDVDAQDINALYLGTRLKFL, encoded by the coding sequence ATGGGCCCGCACCGTCTGGCTCAACCAATCGACGAGTACCGGCGGCACCATTCTTGGGGAGTACATCTCATGAACAGTTTTGGTCCTCGAATCGTTCTCGGTTCGACGCTGTCTGCCGCCACGCTGCTGGGCTTCGCCCTGCCGGCACAGGCAATCGACTTCAAGATCTCCGGTCAGGTCGACCGTGCCATGATCGCCGCCGACAATGGCGAGGATTCGGACATCGGCTTCGTCGACAACGTCGGCTCGAACTCCCGTTTCCGCTTCACGGGCGATCAGGCGCTCGACAACGGCATGACGCTCGGCTTCGCCTACGAAATCGGCCTCAACGAAAATACTTCGACATCGTTCGATGTCAACAACGGCGGCGGCGACAACGGCGACTTCCTCGACAATCGTCTGGCCAACATCTACCTCGAAGGCAACTTCGGTCGTCTGACGTTCGGCAAGCTCGACGGCGCGGGCAACGGCTCCTCCGAGCTGAACTATTCCGGCGCTATGTATCTGGGCGGCGGCAACGCTGCCTCCTTTTACCATGCCGGCATCAGCTTTCTGGACAATGACGGCAACACGATTACCAACCTGAGCGGCGCGCTCAATCCATTCGATTCCCTGTCGCGCCAGAATGCCGTGCGCTACGACACGCCGAGCATCGGCGGCGCGGTTTTGTCGGCCAGCCTAGATAATGGCCACGCCTATGAACTCGCCGGTCGCTATGAGAGCGATTTCGCTAATGGGGGCAAGTTTGGCTTAGTCGGTGTCTATCTCGACAGTCAGTCGCAAAGCCGCGATATCGAACCCGACGGCACCGTTATCAACGACGGCGCGCGTTTCCAGGAGGCCGGCGGATCGGCTTCGCTGCTGCTGCCCTCGGGCCTGAACTTCACCGGCTCCTACAAGCACCGGAACTACAAGAACGGCGACCCGAGTGCCGACAACTACTATGCCAGCGTCGGCTATATCATCGACAAGCATCACTTCGAACTGAGCTATAATCAGACCAACGATCTGCTCAACGACGGCAGTGAAGCGAGCGGCTACGGTCTGGCCTATGTATACAACTGGATGAAGAGCGTCGAGCTGTACGCTTCGTACCACTTGTACACGCTGGATAATGCTGACTTCACGAATAAGGACGACGCTGGCAATGTTGTTTCAAGTGGGTCCGACGTCGACGCCCAGGACATCAATGCCCTGTACCTCGGCACCCGCCTGAAATTCCTCTAA
- the tadA gene encoding tRNA adenosine(34) deaminase TadA has protein sequence MTTDEIDRAWMAEALTLARRANAEGEVPVGALVVRDEVVIGRGWNRPIGAADATAHAEIQAIRDACAHAGNYRLPGACLYVTLEPCAMCAGAIGHARVARVVYGADDFRAGAVHSIFSVFDEPRLNHRVIHHGGVLAGESAELLRAFFRARRR, from the coding sequence ATCACCACCGATGAAATCGACCGGGCCTGGATGGCCGAGGCGCTGACGCTTGCCCGGCGCGCCAACGCCGAGGGCGAAGTGCCCGTCGGCGCGCTGGTGGTCCGCGACGAAGTGGTGATCGGCCGGGGCTGGAACCGGCCGATCGGTGCGGCCGATGCGACCGCACACGCCGAGATCCAGGCGATCCGCGACGCGTGTGCGCATGCCGGAAACTATCGTCTGCCCGGGGCGTGTCTATACGTGACGCTGGAACCCTGTGCGATGTGCGCCGGTGCCATCGGGCATGCGCGTGTCGCGCGCGTAGTCTACGGCGCCGACGACTTTCGGGCGGGTGCGGTGCATTCGATCTTCTCCGTGTTCGACGAGCCACGTCTGAATCACCGGGTGATCCATCACGGCGGTGTGCTGGCCGGCGAAAGCGCCGAGCTGCTGCGCGCGTTCTTCCGCGCACGCCGACGCTGA
- a CDS encoding TRAP transporter permease, translating into MSEHVSTEAEDIVKGEYGGREPNIVWQRWLLVIIAVAWSLFQLYASYFGTLNPQKIGSIHLAFGFALAFLAYPCKGGAVDRIPWYDWLLAAASVATALYILFDYYNIVVIQGGLPTTRDVWVGSALIVFLTIAASRIIGFALPIIAGIIVIYGITGPAGIIPLTPPDVLYLHNGYDWPQVIQQLYITTEGIWGTPIQVSATFVFLFVLFGALLDKAGAGQYFVDLAYSGLGTFRGGPAKASVVASLLTGVISGSSTANTVTTGTFTIPLMKKIGYPPVKAGATEVAASVNGQLMPPIMGAAAFIMATFINMPYSQLVIHAIVPAVLTYLGLLYVVHLEALKLGLKGMPRAELPPFWPTFIRGVHYLLPVAFLLYELMWVQLTPERSALNATFALMGLILVQEAVKGLRGKGGIARGLWQGVRLVVEGLELGARNMTTIAIATAAAGIIVGMVTMTNLGYGLTQVLDVLSGGNVWIVLILSAITSLILGIGLPTTANYIVMAALVAPVIVNLSQAAGMDVPLVAVHLFVFYFGILADDTPPVGLAAYAAAAISRADPIATGVQGFIYDLRTAILPFMFFFNPQLLLIDVGSWYNGAWVIATALAGMLGFVAATQGYLQIRMYWSERLVMLAGALLMIKPGGWTDALGIALMAAVVFFHRYRAGNDPGTVAGTA; encoded by the coding sequence ATGAGCGAGCATGTAAGCACCGAAGCCGAAGACATCGTCAAGGGCGAATACGGCGGGCGCGAACCGAACATCGTCTGGCAGCGCTGGCTGCTCGTGATCATCGCCGTGGCGTGGAGTCTGTTCCAGCTCTACGCGAGCTACTTCGGTACCCTGAATCCGCAGAAGATCGGCTCCATCCATCTCGCGTTCGGCTTTGCGCTCGCCTTCCTGGCCTATCCGTGCAAGGGCGGGGCGGTCGACCGCATCCCCTGGTACGACTGGCTTCTGGCCGCGGCGAGCGTCGCCACCGCGCTGTATATCCTGTTCGACTACTACAATATCGTAGTCATCCAGGGCGGCCTGCCGACCACCCGGGATGTCTGGGTCGGCTCTGCACTGATTGTCTTCCTGACCATCGCCGCCAGCCGGATCATCGGCTTCGCGCTGCCGATCATCGCCGGCATCATCGTGATCTACGGCATCACCGGCCCGGCCGGCATCATCCCGCTGACGCCGCCGGATGTGTTGTATCTGCACAACGGCTACGACTGGCCGCAGGTCATCCAGCAGCTCTATATCACCACGGAGGGCATCTGGGGCACCCCGATCCAGGTGTCGGCGACGTTCGTGTTCCTGTTCGTGCTGTTCGGCGCACTGCTGGACAAGGCCGGCGCCGGTCAGTACTTCGTCGATCTGGCCTACAGCGGTCTGGGCACCTTCCGCGGCGGCCCGGCCAAGGCGTCGGTCGTGGCCAGCCTGCTCACCGGCGTGATCTCGGGTTCGTCCACCGCCAATACCGTGACCACCGGCACGTTCACCATTCCCCTGATGAAGAAGATCGGTTATCCGCCGGTCAAGGCGGGCGCGACCGAGGTCGCGGCGTCGGTCAACGGTCAGCTCATGCCACCGATCATGGGGGCGGCGGCCTTCATCATGGCCACCTTCATCAACATGCCCTATTCACAGCTGGTCATTCACGCGATCGTACCGGCGGTGCTGACCTATCTGGGCCTGTTGTACGTGGTGCATCTGGAAGCCCTCAAGCTCGGTCTCAAGGGCATGCCGCGCGCCGAGCTGCCCCCGTTCTGGCCGACCTTCATCAGGGGCGTGCATTATCTGCTGCCGGTGGCCTTCTTGCTCTACGAGTTGATGTGGGTGCAGCTGACGCCCGAACGCAGTGCACTCAACGCCACCTTCGCGCTCATGGGCCTGATTCTGGTGCAGGAGGCCGTCAAGGGTCTGCGTGGCAAGGGCGGAATCGCCCGCGGTCTCTGGCAGGGCGTGCGCCTGGTGGTCGAAGGTCTGGAACTCGGCGCCCGCAACATGACCACCATCGCCATCGCCACAGCGGCCGCCGGCATCATCGTGGGCATGGTCACGATGACCAATCTGGGCTACGGGCTCACCCAGGTGCTGGACGTGCTCTCAGGCGGCAATGTCTGGATCGTGCTGATTCTGTCGGCGATCACCTCGCTGATTCTGGGCATCGGCCTGCCCACTACCGCCAACTATATCGTTATGGCCGCACTGGTCGCCCCGGTGATCGTGAATCTGTCGCAAGCCGCGGGCATGGACGTGCCGCTGGTGGCCGTGCACCTGTTCGTGTTCTATTTCGGCATCCTGGCCGACGACACGCCGCCGGTGGGCCTGGCCGCGTATGCGGCCGCCGCCATATCGCGCGCGGACCCGATCGCCACCGGTGTTCAGGGATTCATCTATGACCTGCGTACGGCGATTCTGCCGTTCATGTTCTTTTTCAACCCGCAGCTGCTGCTCATCGATGTGGGCAGCTGGTACAACGGCGCGTGGGTGATCGCCACCGCGCTGGCCGGCATGCTCGGTTTCGTCGCCGCCACCCAGGGCTACCTGCAGATCCGCATGTACTGGTCCGAGCGGCTGGTGATGCTGGCCGGCGCGCTCCTGATGATCAAGCCGGGCGGCTGGACCGATGCCCTGGGCATCGCGCTCATGGCCGCGGTCGTGTTCTTTCATCGGTATCGGGCCGGCAACGATCCGGGGACGGTCGCCGGGACGGCGTGA
- a CDS encoding isocitrate/isopropylmalate family dehydrogenase — MNEQTKQWRVAVLPGDGIGPEVVAQASRALEALVAADPALSIECTTFDWPSHAWHQAHGESAPADYLDQLAGFDAILLGALGDPGPSSDPDRYLLSDAESLGPLLEIRKGFDQWCCERPCRPMAGAPQYLADERAGDIDMLVIRENSEGEYVNQGGRLAVGTPNEIATQVALFTHRATDRIIRHAFEQARARAEDRAAEARPRTFGQHDKASQVCLVTKRNAQRFWGDMYTDMFATIAKDYPDVDTHHELVDAACMKFVSHPWMFDVVVASNLHGDILTDLAAVLNGGMGVSPSCNINPSDRSRPPMFEPTHGSAPDIAGQNLAGPAAMLLTTAMMLEWMGVEDPAAARAGQTLREVVAADLAEHGRDRRATDAIGDAIVAAL, encoded by the coding sequence ATGAACGAACAAACCAAGCAATGGCGCGTCGCGGTTCTGCCCGGCGACGGTATCGGCCCGGAAGTGGTCGCCCAGGCAAGTCGGGCGCTGGAGGCGCTGGTGGCCGCCGATCCGGCGTTGTCGATCGAGTGCACCACCTTCGACTGGCCCTCGCATGCCTGGCACCAGGCGCACGGCGAAAGCGCACCGGCCGACTATCTCGATCAGCTGGCCGGGTTCGATGCGATTTTGCTGGGCGCGCTCGGTGATCCAGGCCCGAGCAGCGATCCCGACCGTTATTTGTTGTCCGACGCCGAATCGCTCGGCCCGTTGCTCGAGATCCGCAAGGGGTTCGACCAATGGTGCTGCGAGCGCCCGTGTCGGCCGATGGCGGGGGCGCCGCAGTATCTGGCCGACGAGCGGGCAGGCGATATCGACATGCTCGTGATCCGTGAAAACAGCGAGGGCGAGTACGTCAACCAGGGCGGCCGGCTGGCGGTGGGCACGCCCAACGAGATCGCCACCCAGGTGGCGTTGTTCACTCATCGAGCGACCGACCGCATCATCCGGCATGCCTTCGAGCAGGCGCGCGCCCGCGCCGAGGACCGCGCAGCCGAAGCGCGGCCCCGGACCTTCGGGCAGCACGACAAGGCCAGTCAGGTGTGTCTGGTCACCAAGCGCAACGCCCAGCGTTTCTGGGGCGACATGTATACCGACATGTTCGCGACCATCGCCAAGGACTACCCCGACGTCGACACCCACCACGAACTGGTGGACGCGGCCTGCATGAAGTTCGTCAGCCACCCCTGGATGTTCGACGTGGTGGTGGCATCGAACCTGCACGGCGATATCCTCACCGACCTGGCGGCGGTGCTCAACGGTGGCATGGGCGTGTCGCCGTCGTGCAACATCAACCCGTCGGATCGTTCGCGTCCGCCGATGTTCGAACCCACCCATGGCAGCGCGCCGGATATCGCCGGCCAGAATCTGGCTGGCCCGGCCGCCATGCTGCTGACCACGGCCATGATGCTGGAATGGATGGGCGTCGAAGACCCGGCCGCGGCCCGTGCCGGCCAGACGCTGCGCGAGGTGGTCGCCGCCGATCTGGCCGAGCACGGCCGCGATCGGCGCGCAACCGATGCGATCGGCGACGCGATCGTCGCCGCACTGTGA